The genomic interval TTTCCGGAGTAGCATCTCCTGTTTTAAGTTGTCCAGCAACGGCTCCTTTCCTTAGCACAACTATTCTATCGGTTATCTCGAGAGCCTCTTTTATCTTGTGGGTTATGAATACGACGGAACCGCCTTGTTCCTTAAACCTCTTGACAAAATTGAATAGCTCTGAGACCTCCATCGGCGTCAGGAAAGTTGTGGGCTCGTCGAGTATGAGAACCTTTGTACCCCTGCTTAACGCCTTTATGATTTCTATTCTTTGTCTTTCTCCAAGCGACAAGCTTTCCACAGGAGTGTCTAGGGGTATCTTTAGGCCTAGCTTACTCGTGAGCTCCTCTATTTGTCGCCTGCCAAAGTCAAAATCTAGAGGTGTTAACGCCTGGAGAACGCCTTCGGAACCTTTTCCGGTTCCTAGGATTATGTTTTCTAGTGCAGTCATGTTTGGGACAAGTGTAAATACCTGGTGAACCATCGCTATGCCTCTGGCCAGGGCGTCTCTCGAAGAGGAGAACTTTACACGTTTTCCTTCTACATAGATTTCTCCCTTAGTGGGCTTAATGAAGCCCGACAGTATCTTCATTAGTGTGGACTTGCCGGCACCGTTTTCACCGAGAAGTCCCAATATTTCTCCGGGGTAAATCTCTAAGTCGACACCTCTGAGTGCAACTGTTCCATCAGGGTATGTCTTGTGTATGTCCTTCATCACAACATAGGGCTCCTTCATTGCTAGTAGCATTGTTTCCCGAATATTTATTCTTTCTGTAGAAATCTTTTTAATTACAGAGAGAAATAATAGGGCGTACAATATGCAGAAGTTCAACCTTGATGTTCGTGGTGTGGCCGAGACATTAATAGCACTCCTCGCCGGGCTATTGGCATCCTCGATACTCATACTGTCCTACGGCTACGACCCTATCAAGGCGTTTTACTGGCTCTTTTATGGCGGCTTCGGAAGCCTAGAAAGCATTCTAGACACACTTGGATATGCTACACCACTCATGCTTACCGGCATCGCATTTGGGCTCTGTTTTAAGGGAGGAATGTTCAACGTCGGCGTCGAGGGGCAAGCATACATGGGAGCAATAGGAGCAATCATATTCGGCGGACTCGTTCCAAGGCTTCTCCCAATCCTGTCACCCTTCTCCCTAATATTGGCACTGGCCGGATCTATGCTTCTTGGACTTGCCTGGGCACTGCCGCCTGCACTGCTCAAGGCTTATAGAGGAGTCCACGAAGTAATCTCCACAATAATGTTTAACTGGATAGCATACAACTTCGTAATGTTTCTTGTAAGGGGCCCACTCGTAAACCCATCCCGCCCAGAGATGTCTCTACCAGTAGTAGAAAACGCGAGGTTCAGCGTTGTTCCCGGGTCAGCCGTCCTAACCACCGCAATCCTGGTATCTATCTTTTCAGCTGTCTTGATACACCTCCTCTTAACGTTGACGAGGATCGGCTTTGAGATAAGAATCACTGGCTCAAATATTGACGCAGCTAAATATTCCGGTGTAAACTACAAAAATATCGTGATAACATCTTTCCTACTCTCTGGAGCCCTCAGCGGCTTGGCAGGTGGACTTGTAATCACTGGGAGGCCGCCTGTGTGGGCTCTCTACGGAACCCTTGGAAACATAATGAATGTCGGCTTTGACGGTATGGGGGTAGCTCTAATTGGCAGGAACCATCCACTAGCAATCATTTTGTCAGGAATATTTATTGGTGGCCTATGGAATGGGAGCAGACTGATGGAACCATACTCTGGTGTTTCCTCGGAGCTTAGCAGGGCAATTATAGGGCTGATTGTAATAGCTTTGTCTATACCCGAGCTATCAAAGAGGCTTTCCAGAATCCTCAAGGGGTGACGCTATGATAAAGAAAAGCCTTATCATAACAATTGTTGTCTTCGTTGCATTCCTCTTTTTACTTGAGTACGCCGGGATAAGCTCCTTGAAAATAATTGACACAGCGCTCCTAGCAATGACTCCACTGGCACTGGCAGCCATAGGCGAGGTCATCAACGAAAAAGCAGGCGTAACAAACATAGGGCTAGACGGTATACTCCTAATCGGCGCTACGCTTGGAGTATACGGAGCCGAGCTGGCTGGAAACGGCTACATAGGGTTGCTTTTCGGCGCCTTGGCTGGTGCACTTATTGGATTTATACATGGAGTATTAAGTACATATGGAAGAGCCGACCAAGTGGTAGCAAGCATGGGAATCAACATTTTCGCGTATGGTTTCGTCCCCTACTTCCTAATGGCAGTATGGCACATGCCCGGCATACGTGTACCTCCAAAAGAGGTACTCGTACAGCTGTGGAATGTACCTCTAGGGAACTTTTACTTTGTGTTTAGCGAGCTAACTATCCTGGCCTTGCTTCTCACATTCGTATTCAACTGGCTGTTGCAGAAAACAGCCCTAGGCCTCTGGATAAGGGCCGCAGGCGAGAGCCTGAGGCAATCGATGCTGCGGGAATAGACGTATACAAGGTCAGGATACTGACAGCCACAATTGGCAGTCTCCTTGCCGGTCTGGGAGGCGCCTTCATGTCTCTTGTATGGTTCAAGGGAGTTGTCAAGGAGATCTCGGCTGGAAGAGGCTTCATTGCCTTGGCGTGTGTCGTGGCAAGCGGTTTAGACCCAATTCTAGCCACAGGCTTCGCATTTCTCTTCGGGTTCTCAGAGGCAGTAGCCTATACTTTTGCTGTCACGCCGGGGATAAAGGAGACCATTCCATATTACTTTGTATTCATGATACCCTACATTGTTACACTTGTCGTTGTTGCAGTGATGATAGGGAAGCGGAGATTCCCGAGGGCGCTTGGGGTACCCTATAAGAAAGAGTAAAAAACTTCAGCGTAAGTCTTATAAAGTTTATTAAACCTTATTATTTCTGTATGAAGAAAAGAAACGGCATAAAGACAATTTATGCAATAATTATTCTCGCCATCATTGTCGTCGCCGGCCTCGCTGCTTATATATTGACCCAGAGACCTGCCGGAGTCACTGCTAAGCCTAAAATAGCTGTAGTCTCAGACATCGGTGGCAGGGGAGACCTAAGCTTCAACGACATGGGCTTCAAAGGCGCAGAAGAGGCTGCCCGCGACTTTGGATGGGACGTTATGGAGCTAATTAGCAAGACAGAGGCTGACTACATACCTAACCTTGAGACAGCCGCAAAGGACCCGAACACTAAGCTAATTGTGGGCGTAGGCTTCCTGCTTAGCGAGGCCCTAGCCCAGGTAGCAGTAAAGTATCCCGACAAGTATTTTGCAGGCATCGATACATATGCCCAAGACGTAGTTAAACAGAAGTATCCTGACAAGTACCCCTTGCCAAACCTCATCGACATAAAGTTTGAGGAGCACAAGGGAAGCGCGCTCGTAGGTGCACTTGCATGCCTCCTAGCCATCAACTATGACTATCCACACGTAGGAATGGTTCTAGGAATTGAGATACCAGTTCTCTGGAAGTTCGAGATAGGCTACAAGTGGGGATGCAACTGGGCCATAGAATGGTACAAGCAGAAGTTCCCAGACCAGTATGCGTCAAAAATCAAGAACCCAGACAACATATTGGCCCAACCTGTTAAAGAGAGAGTCCTCTGGACCTACACGGGAACCTTTAGCGACATCACCAAGGGCTACGAAGCCGCAAAAGCAATGTATGCCAAAAAAGCCGTCGCTGTATACAACGTCGCAGGCCCACTTGGGCTCGGCATAAACCAGGCACTAGACGAAATAGCCAAGGCCAGAGGCCTCAACATGGGTCCACCATTCTGGATAGGGGTAGACGCTGACCAAGACTGGATCAACCCAGGCTTCGTGATTGCAAGCATGATGAAGAGGGTCGACAAAGGAGTATATTACGCTGCCTACCTAGTACAGAAGGGCAAATTCAAGGACATAGCTGTGAAAAACAACGGGATTCTTCTCCTAGGAATCGGAACAAAAGTGGACGGCGAATCAATGGAGGGTATATCCGTCAGTACACTCAACGACCTAGATGAATTCATAAAAATGGGACAGGCGGCTGAACAATATGTAGGCAAGAAAGTCTTACCCATGGATCCAGAACAGATCAGGGCCAAGGTAAAGGCAATGAGGGACTCTGTACCACAGTGGGTATGGCAGGCGGTAAGCGAGCTAGAGGCACAGATACGTGAAGGCAAAGTACAGGTACCACTCCCACAGACAGAGTCAGATGTAAAGGCTTGGAGAGAACAGCTCGGATAAAAAATATTTTTATTTTTAAATTTTCTTAATTTATGAAATTTCCATGTCAAGCAAAGGCACCGTGAAGAGATTCTCAGCATCAAAGGCATCCACCGAGGAGGGGCTCCAGTACCATATCAGGTGCAAGCCCGGAGACGTTGCAGAGTTTGTTCTTTTGCCAGGAGACCCTGAAAGAGTGCCGTGGATAGCTAGCTTCTGGGATGAACAAAGGGAAGTAGCCCGCCACCGCGAATACGTCACATATACAGGCAGATATAAGGGCGTCCCCGTCTCATGCACATCAACAGGCATCGGCGGGCCCGCTACCGCAATCGCTGTAGAGGAGCTACTAAGGGTTGGGGCCTCGACATTTATAAGGGTCGGGACGACTGGCGCGATACAGCCAGACATCGAGGTGGGAGACATAATCATTGCTACTGGCGCCGTGAGGCTCGACGGCACAAGCAAGCAGTACGTGAGGGTCGAGTACCCGGCATTCGCGCACTTCGAGGTTGTCTCCGCCCTCATCCATGCCGCAGAGTCCCTCGGAGCCAGGTACCACGTTGGCATAGTCGCGTCGACCGACTCCTTTTACACGGGCCAGGCGCGTCCAGGATACAGGCAGTACGAGCAGAGCTGGATGCGTGACCTCATCCCTGACCTGCAGAAAGCCGGGGTGCTGAGCTTCGAGATGGAGGCTTCAACCCTGTTTACCCTCTCGAACATATATGGGGCTAGGGCTGGAGCAGTCCTAGCGGCCGTCGCAAATAGGATAAAAAACGAGCTTGTAGAGAACGCAGGCGTGGAGATGGCAATTAGGGTTGCAAACGAGGCTGTAAAGATTCTGCACGAGTGGGACCAGATCAAAAAAGCTCGGGGCAAAAAATACATGTATCCGGGACTCGTCTAGGCACTCTCGGCAATAAAAAAACTTTATTTTTTAGGGCTAAATATAAGGAAACAATGAGTGGAAAAACTATCCGCCTCATGTGGGGAGCTTTACTGATCTATCTAGCTATAGGACTAGTATTGGTTTCTGGACAGCCCGTAGAAACACTTTACATAGAGGAGGGTGGGGTCCTAAGGGGCTTCATTTTCTTGCCTCTCTCCAGCGAGGGAGTGGCAGAGGTAAATCTCCCCTGTAGTGTCCCAACAGTTGCCGTTTACCCAGAGAAAGGTGTCCCAACATACACGCTTAGCGGTTCAACTCTACAAATATATGGGGACCCCAATACCAACGTAAACGTAACTTTCACGTGTGACCTAGGAAATGTTTCTACCATTTCTCTTACCTTGCAACCCATAAACCAGAAGCTTAACATCTACATTAGCCAGACATATACCGTTCTAGGCATATATCCAACCCCAGACGAGATCTCCTACAAGCCGGGCTATGTGTACCTCGGCTTCGGAAACCTCTCAACAAGTCTACAGCTCGAGCTGGCTGAGACCGGGCTACCGGGCGAAGGAAAGCCACCTGCACCATCACAAGCGACGACACCTACAAATGTTCCTCCAAAAGAAGACTATACTCTCTGGATCCTTGTACTAGCCCTAGCGCTGGCCGTAATTATTTTGGGCTTTTTGCTTACTGGGAGAAACAAAAAGGCCCCCGAGACACTAGTTGAAGAGGACCAGGCAATCATCGACTACTTGAAGTCCATGGGCGGGAAGGCCTATCTAAAGGAGATACGTGAAGCCCTTGGATTGCCGTCTACAACTGCCCTCAGGAGGATAAAAAGGCTTGAATCAATGGGCTTTGTCAAAACAGAGAAGACTCCTGGAGGTCTACTCGTTGTTCTGTTGAGGAAATAAGAAAATATTTATTATGCCAAAGCAATATTAACATAATGAGCCAATTTGTACACGAGATAGTTGTTGGGGAAAAGCATGAGGGATCCTATACTCTTGAGCTCATAAACATGCTTGGAAAGGGCGCACAGAGAGTAATCGTTAAGGCCCACGGGAGAAACATCTCGAAAGCAGTATATGTAACCGAGAGCGTTAGGCGCCTAACAGGGGACAAGATTGGCTACGGCAAGATAAAGATATATTCTACTGAGGTAGGCGAATTAAAAGAGGAAAAGAGCGTTCCAGTTATAGAAATAGAAGTCATAAACCTCGGAGTAAAGCCCCAGAGCTAGGGGCCACCTTTCCGAATTATATGTAGCCGGCCA from Thermofilum adornatum carries:
- a CDS encoding ABC transporter permease, with product MQKFNLDVRGVAETLIALLAGLLASSILILSYGYDPIKAFYWLFYGGFGSLESILDTLGYATPLMLTGIAFGLCFKGGMFNVGVEGQAYMGAIGAIIFGGLVPRLLPILSPFSLILALAGSMLLGLAWALPPALLKAYRGVHEVISTIMFNWIAYNFVMFLVRGPLVNPSRPEMSLPVVENARFSVVPGSAVLTTAILVSIFSAVLIHLLLTLTRIGFEIRITGSNIDAAKYSGVNYKNIVITSFLLSGALSGLAGGLVITGRPPVWALYGTLGNIMNVGFDGMGVALIGRNHPLAIILSGIFIGGLWNGSRLMEPYSGVSSELSRAIIGLIVIALSIPELSKRLSRILKG
- a CDS encoding BMP family lipoprotein — encoded protein: MKKRNGIKTIYAIIILAIIVVAGLAAYILTQRPAGVTAKPKIAVVSDIGGRGDLSFNDMGFKGAEEAARDFGWDVMELISKTEADYIPNLETAAKDPNTKLIVGVGFLLSEALAQVAVKYPDKYFAGIDTYAQDVVKQKYPDKYPLPNLIDIKFEEHKGSALVGALACLLAINYDYPHVGMVLGIEIPVLWKFEIGYKWGCNWAIEWYKQKFPDQYASKIKNPDNILAQPVKERVLWTYTGTFSDITKGYEAAKAMYAKKAVAVYNVAGPLGLGINQALDEIAKARGLNMGPPFWIGVDADQDWINPGFVIASMMKRVDKGVYYAAYLVQKGKFKDIAVKNNGILLLGIGTKVDGESMEGISVSTLNDLDEFIKMGQAAEQYVGKKVLPMDPEQIRAKVKAMRDSVPQWVWQAVSELEAQIREGKVQVPLPQTESDVKAWREQLG
- the udp gene encoding uridine phosphorylase yields the protein MSSKGTVKRFSASKASTEEGLQYHIRCKPGDVAEFVLLPGDPERVPWIASFWDEQREVARHREYVTYTGRYKGVPVSCTSTGIGGPATAIAVEELLRVGASTFIRVGTTGAIQPDIEVGDIIIATGAVRLDGTSKQYVRVEYPAFAHFEVVSALIHAAESLGARYHVGIVASTDSFYTGQARPGYRQYEQSWMRDLIPDLQKAGVLSFEMEASTLFTLSNIYGARAGAVLAAVANRIKNELVENAGVEMAIRVANEAVKILHEWDQIKKARGKKYMYPGLV
- a CDS encoding helix-turn-helix transcriptional regulator, with product MSGKTIRLMWGALLIYLAIGLVLVSGQPVETLYIEEGGVLRGFIFLPLSSEGVAEVNLPCSVPTVAVYPEKGVPTYTLSGSTLQIYGDPNTNVNVTFTCDLGNVSTISLTLQPINQKLNIYISQTYTVLGIYPTPDEISYKPGYVYLGFGNLSTSLQLELAETGLPGEGKPPAPSQATTPTNVPPKEDYTLWILVLALALAVIILGFLLTGRNKKAPETLVEEDQAIIDYLKSMGGKAYLKEIREALGLPSTTALRRIKRLESMGFVKTEKTPGGLLVVLLRK